Proteins from a single region of Pseudopedobacter saltans DSM 12145:
- the ilvB gene encoding biosynthetic-type acetolactate synthase large subunit: MQQKDVLLTTSPEETATVAVQQLKGQEIVLKCLIEENVDTIFGYPGGAIMPIYDALFDYEDKLHHVLVRHEQGATHAAQGYARTSGKVGVVFATSGPGATNLITGLADAQIDSTPMVAITGQVFAHLLGTDAFQETDVINITTPVTKWNYQITDASEIEEVMAKAFYIARTGRPGPVLIDITKNAQLQLTDYYGYKKCDHIRSYRPAPIVRKEYVEQAAELINKAEKPFVLFGQGVLLGNAEAEFKAFIEKAGIPSAWTIMGAGAIPTDHELNVGMLGMHGNYGPNVLTNECDVLIAIGMRFDDRVTGRLDKYAKQAKVIHLDIDPAEIDKNVKTTVPVWGDCKETLPLLTELVEKKEHKAWLQKFRDYEKEEIAECIDKEINPQEGEMTMGEVINLLNQLTGGDAVIVTDVGQHQMVACRYAKFNHTRSNITSGGLGTMGFALPAAIGAKFGAQDRTVVAIIGDGGFQMTLQELGTIMQSGVDVKIVILNNQFLGMVRQWQELFHDRRYSFVNITSPDFVALAKSYYIDGQKVSERDQLKGALETMLNHKGSYLLEIMVTKENNVFPMVPQGCSVSEIRLK, translated from the coding sequence ATGCAACAAAAGGATGTGTTACTGACCACTAGTCCGGAAGAAACTGCTACTGTAGCAGTTCAACAACTAAAAGGTCAAGAAATTGTACTTAAGTGCCTTATCGAGGAAAATGTTGATACGATATTCGGCTATCCTGGAGGCGCGATAATGCCGATATATGATGCTTTATTTGATTACGAAGATAAACTGCATCATGTTTTGGTTAGACATGAACAAGGTGCTACCCACGCCGCACAAGGTTATGCCAGAACTTCTGGTAAAGTGGGTGTGGTTTTCGCAACCAGCGGACCAGGTGCGACTAACCTGATTACTGGTTTAGCAGATGCCCAAATAGATAGCACTCCAATGGTTGCTATCACCGGACAGGTATTTGCTCATTTATTGGGTACAGATGCTTTTCAGGAGACTGACGTAATCAATATCACTACACCGGTAACTAAATGGAATTACCAGATTACCGATGCTTCTGAAATTGAGGAAGTAATGGCTAAGGCTTTCTATATCGCAAGAACAGGAAGACCGGGACCTGTATTAATTGATATTACAAAGAATGCTCAATTGCAATTGACAGATTACTATGGCTACAAAAAATGTGATCACATCAGAAGCTACAGACCTGCCCCAATTGTAAGAAAAGAATATGTAGAACAAGCTGCTGAATTAATCAATAAAGCTGAAAAACCTTTTGTTTTATTTGGACAAGGTGTTTTATTGGGAAATGCAGAAGCAGAGTTTAAAGCTTTTATAGAAAAAGCAGGTATCCCTTCGGCGTGGACAATTATGGGCGCTGGTGCTATTCCTACAGATCACGAGTTAAACGTGGGTATGTTGGGTATGCATGGTAACTATGGACCCAATGTTTTAACGAATGAATGTGATGTACTAATTGCTATAGGTATGCGTTTTGACGACCGTGTAACTGGCCGCTTAGACAAATATGCTAAACAAGCAAAAGTTATCCATTTAGATATTGATCCTGCCGAAATAGACAAAAATGTTAAAACCACAGTTCCTGTTTGGGGAGATTGTAAAGAAACTTTACCACTTTTAACCGAGCTGGTTGAGAAAAAAGAGCATAAAGCATGGTTGCAAAAATTCAGAGATTACGAAAAAGAAGAAATCGCTGAATGTATCGACAAAGAAATCAATCCTCAAGAAGGTGAGATGACTATGGGCGAAGTAATTAATTTGCTGAACCAATTAACTGGCGGCGATGCTGTTATTGTTACTGACGTAGGCCAGCATCAGATGGTTGCTTGTCGTTATGCTAAGTTTAATCATACCAGAAGCAATATTACCAGTGGCGGATTAGGCACTATGGGATTTGCGCTTCCGGCTGCTATTGGCGCTAAATTTGGAGCTCAGGACAGAACCGTTGTCGCTATTATTGGTGATGGTGGTTTTCAAATGACTTTACAAGAGTTAGGTACCATTATGCAAAGTGGCGTGGATGTTAAAATTGTTATCTTAAATAACCAGTTCCTGGGAATGGTTAGACAGTGGCAGGAACTTTTCCACGACAGAAGATACTCTTTCGTAAATATTACCAGTCCGGATTTCGTAGCATTAGCAAAAAGCTATTATATAGACGGACAAAAAGTTTCTGAAAGGGATCAGTTAAAAGGTGCCCTGGAAACAATGCTTAACCATAAAGGATCTTACTTATTGGAAATTATGGTTACCAAAGAAAACAATGTTTTCCCTATGGTTCCGCAAGGATGCAGTGTAAGTGAAATCAGGCTTAAATAA
- a CDS encoding DinB family protein, translating into MTEQVFNFIIQTRQAFIQLVDSLSVEELNRIPEGFNNNIIWNFGHIVVSTQTLCYVRTGIKNDASEVKYNDDYRKDTKPSRYINSDEINELKSLALSTIESIREDYKKGFFKNVQSFATSTYKVEMNSFEEVLVTTSGHDNIHLGYALAQKKLIKK; encoded by the coding sequence ATGACAGAACAAGTTTTTAATTTCATTATCCAAACCCGTCAGGCTTTTATTCAATTAGTAGATTCTCTTTCTGTTGAAGAGTTGAATCGCATTCCAGAAGGTTTTAATAACAATATTATATGGAATTTCGGCCATATAGTTGTAAGTACACAAACGCTTTGCTATGTTCGTACCGGAATTAAAAACGATGCATCTGAAGTAAAATATAACGATGATTATAGAAAGGATACTAAACCTTCCCGTTATATAAATTCCGACGAAATTAATGAGCTAAAGTCTCTTGCTTTATCAACTATTGAATCGATCAGGGAGGATTATAAAAAAGGCTTTTTTAAAAACGTACAATCGTTTGCCACATCGACTTATAAGGTGGAAATGAATTCTTTCGAAGAAGTACTTGTTACAACTTCAGGACATGACAATATCCATTTAGGCTATGCTTTGGCTCAAAAAAAATTAATTAAAAAATAG
- the ilvN gene encoding acetolactate synthase small subunit, with protein sequence MDAKIEKQEYNITVYTENQVGLLSRIAIIFSRRKLNIESLNTSPSEVDSIHRFTIVIHETEEVVRKVARQLEKQVEVLKVYYNKNEEIVWQELALYKVPTDIIAEKASVERLLREHGARAVVIRKDYTVFETTGHREETDKLIDVLQPYGLIEFVRSARVAIIKNSDGFHSKLKQFENTLPGEQASENEYLNKRDKVFTM encoded by the coding sequence ATGGACGCAAAAATAGAAAAGCAGGAATATAACATCACAGTTTATACCGAAAACCAAGTTGGTTTACTGAGTAGAATTGCTATTATATTTAGTCGTAGAAAGCTCAATATAGAAAGTTTAAATACTTCCCCTTCTGAAGTAGACAGTATCCATAGATTTACTATCGTGATACATGAAACTGAAGAAGTGGTTAGAAAAGTAGCGAGACAACTGGAAAAGCAGGTTGAGGTTCTGAAAGTGTATTACAACAAAAATGAAGAAATTGTTTGGCAGGAATTGGCTCTATATAAAGTCCCTACAGATATCATAGCGGAAAAAGCTAGTGTAGAGCGTTTATTGAGAGAACATGGAGCCAGAGCTGTTGTGATTAGAAAAGACTATACTGTTTTTGAAACCACAGGCCACAGAGAAGAAACGGATAAACTGATAGATGTATTGCAACCTTATGGTTTGATTGAATTTGTAAGAAGCGCCAGGGTGGCTATCATTAAAAACAGTGATGGTTTCCATTCTAAGCTGAAACAATTTGAAAATACACTTCCGGGCGAACAGGCATCGGAAAATGAATATCTAAACAAAAGAGACAAAGTATTTACAATGTAA
- a CDS encoding 2-isopropylmalate synthase has protein sequence MIHDPNRIYVFDTTLRDGEQVPGCQLTTSEKIEIAKELELLGVDVIEAGFPISSPGDFQSVVELSKAVSEPIICALTRANNKDIDAAVAALQYAKRPRIHTGIGASDMHIQYKFNSTREEILRRGVEAVKYAKKFVEDIEFYAEDAGRADNAFLAQMVEAVIAAGATVVNIPDTNGYCLPDQYGAKIKYLMDNVKNIDQAIISVHCHNDLGLATANSIAGIMNGARQVECTINGIGERAGNTSLEEVAMVLKTHTSLGKYTNINSKKFHQLSGMVSRMMRMPVQPNKAIVGKNAFAHSSGIHQDGVLKFRENYEIINPEDVGINQSEIILTARSGRHALKHHLERLGYVADKINLEEVYERFLILADKKKEINDDDLLSLMGEGTNNYKDGIHIKLLQVQCGHPLVPTSTIQIEYKNEVKEASATGNGPVNATINAVNAIIGKDINLKELHIDSIHGGSTDSCKVTMTLVYDGKTYMGYGFHTDIVQASAQAYLDAVNKFI, from the coding sequence ATGATACACGATCCGAACCGTATTTATGTATTTGACACCACTCTTAGAGATGGAGAGCAAGTACCTGGTTGCCAGTTAACGACAAGTGAGAAGATAGAAATTGCTAAGGAACTTGAATTACTGGGTGTTGATGTTATTGAAGCTGGATTTCCTATTTCCAGCCCCGGCGACTTCCAAAGCGTTGTAGAATTATCTAAAGCAGTTAGCGAGCCTATTATTTGTGCTTTAACCAGAGCTAACAATAAAGATATTGATGCTGCAGTTGCTGCTTTACAGTATGCAAAAAGACCTAGAATCCATACAGGAATCGGTGCTTCAGATATGCATATTCAATACAAATTTAACAGTACCAGGGAGGAAATCTTGAGAAGAGGTGTTGAAGCTGTAAAATACGCGAAGAAATTTGTTGAAGATATTGAATTCTATGCAGAAGATGCTGGTAGAGCTGATAATGCTTTCCTTGCTCAGATGGTAGAAGCTGTTATTGCAGCTGGTGCAACAGTGGTTAATATTCCAGATACCAATGGATATTGTTTGCCAGACCAGTACGGAGCCAAAATCAAATATTTAATGGACAACGTTAAAAACATTGATCAGGCTATTATTTCTGTGCATTGTCATAACGATTTAGGCTTGGCAACAGCAAATTCTATTGCTGGTATCATGAATGGTGCCAGACAGGTAGAATGTACCATTAACGGTATTGGCGAAAGAGCAGGTAACACTTCTTTGGAAGAGGTTGCCATGGTTTTGAAAACGCATACTAGTTTGGGTAAATACACCAATATCAATAGCAAAAAATTCCATCAGCTAAGTGGCATGGTTAGCCGCATGATGCGCATGCCGGTACAACCTAATAAAGCCATTGTAGGTAAAAATGCTTTTGCACACAGCTCCGGGATTCATCAGGATGGTGTATTGAAATTCAGAGAGAATTACGAGATTATTAATCCGGAGGATGTGGGTATTAATCAGTCCGAAATCATATTAACAGCGAGAAGTGGTCGCCACGCATTAAAACACCATTTAGAGCGTTTAGGATATGTAGCAGATAAGATTAATTTAGAAGAAGTTTACGAAAGATTCTTAATTTTAGCCGATAAAAAGAAAGAGATCAATGACGATGATTTATTGTCATTAATGGGTGAAGGAACCAATAACTATAAAGATGGTATCCATATTAAACTTTTACAGGTGCAATGCGGACATCCTTTAGTTCCAACTTCAACCATTCAGATTGAATATAAAAACGAAGTAAAAGAGGCTTCTGCAACAGGAAACGGGCCGGTAAATGCTACTATTAATGCAGTAAATGCGATTATCGGAAAAGACATCAATTTAAAAGAATTGCATATCGACTCTATTCACGGCGGAAGTACCGATAGCTGTAAAGTAACCATGACCTTAGTTTACGATGGTAAAACTTATATGGGGTATGGTTTCCATACAGATATTGTTCAGGCATCTGCACAAGCATATTTAGACGCGGTGAACAAGTTTATTTAA
- the leuD gene encoding 3-isopropylmalate dehydratase small subunit: MAYDKFNILTSTAVPLPIENVDTDQIIPARFLKATERVGFGDNLFRDWRYNADDTPKADFVLNDPTYKGKILVGGKNFGSGSSREHAAWAVYDYGFRCVVSSFFADIFKNNCLNIGVLPVQISPEFLEKIFAAIYDNPETELEINLPEQTITLLATGESEKFDINSYKKGNMLNGFDDIDYLKSMTSEIEAFAETRPF, from the coding sequence ATGGCTTACGATAAATTCAATATATTAACAAGTACAGCAGTTCCACTTCCGATCGAGAATGTGGATACTGACCAAATTATCCCTGCTCGTTTCTTAAAAGCTACAGAAAGAGTTGGATTTGGTGATAATCTTTTCCGTGACTGGAGATACAATGCTGATGATACTCCTAAAGCAGATTTCGTTTTAAACGATCCTACTTACAAAGGAAAAATATTAGTTGGTGGTAAAAATTTCGGTTCTGGCTCTTCAAGAGAACACGCTGCATGGGCTGTATATGACTATGGTTTCAGATGCGTAGTTTCTAGCTTCTTTGCAGATATCTTCAAAAACAACTGCTTAAATATTGGTGTATTACCTGTTCAAATCAGCCCCGAGTTTTTAGAGAAAATCTTTGCAGCGATCTATGACAATCCAGAAACCGAATTGGAAATTAATCTTCCAGAGCAAACAATAACCCTATTGGCTACTGGCGAATCAGAGAAATTTGATATCAATAGCTACAAAAAAGGAAACATGTTAAACGGTTTCGACGATATCGATTACTTAAAAAGCATGACTTCTGAAATTGAAGCTTTCGCGGAAACAAGACCATTTTAA
- the leuC gene encoding 3-isopropylmalate dehydratase large subunit, translating into MSKTLFDKVWDSHVVRKIENGPDVVFIDRHLIHEVTSPVAFLGLKNRGNSVLYPNRTFATADHNTPTINQHLPVADPLSANQLKALEENAKQYGISHWGLGHQKNGIVHVVGPEYGITQPGATIVCGDSHTSTHGAFGAIAFGIGTSEVEMVLTTQCIMQPKPKKMRINITGGLNKGVTPKDVALYIISKLTTSGATGYFVEYAGEVFEKMSMEGRMTVCNLSIEMGARGGMIAPDETTFNYIKDREFTPKGEGWDKAMEYWKTLKTDADAVFDKEYTFAGSDIEPMITYGTNPGMGIGISQSVPNADQVEGGVATYEKSLNYMGFNEGDAMIGKQVDYVFVGSCTNGRIEDFRAFASIVKGRHKADNVTAWLVPGSHIVEAQIKEEGILDILTEAGFVLRQPGCSACLAMNDDKVPAGKYAVSTSNRNFEGRQGPGSRTMLASPLVAAAAAVTGKVTDPRTLI; encoded by the coding sequence ATGAGCAAAACGTTATTCGATAAAGTGTGGGACAGCCACGTTGTTCGTAAGATTGAAAATGGACCAGATGTTGTTTTTATTGACAGACATCTGATTCACGAAGTAACGAGTCCGGTAGCTTTCTTAGGTTTGAAAAACAGAGGGAATTCTGTATTGTATCCAAACCGTACTTTCGCTACAGCAGACCACAATACACCAACAATCAACCAACATTTACCGGTTGCAGATCCACTTTCCGCAAACCAATTAAAAGCGTTGGAAGAGAATGCAAAACAATACGGCATTAGCCACTGGGGACTAGGACACCAAAAAAATGGTATTGTTCACGTTGTAGGACCAGAATATGGTATTACTCAACCAGGTGCAACTATTGTTTGTGGTGACTCTCATACTTCTACTCATGGTGCTTTCGGAGCTATTGCTTTCGGTATAGGTACTTCAGAAGTAGAAATGGTTTTGACTACGCAATGTATCATGCAACCAAAACCAAAGAAAATGAGAATCAACATCACTGGTGGCCTTAATAAAGGTGTTACACCAAAAGATGTTGCTCTATATATCATTTCAAAATTAACTACATCTGGCGCTACAGGATATTTTGTTGAGTATGCCGGTGAAGTTTTCGAAAAAATGAGCATGGAAGGCCGTATGACTGTGTGTAACCTAAGTATAGAAATGGGTGCCCGTGGTGGTATGATCGCTCCTGACGAAACAACTTTCAATTACATTAAAGACCGTGAGTTTACACCTAAAGGTGAAGGCTGGGACAAAGCAATGGAATATTGGAAAACTTTGAAAACTGATGCCGATGCAGTTTTTGATAAAGAATATACTTTTGCAGGTTCTGATATCGAGCCAATGATTACTTATGGTACCAACCCGGGTATGGGAATTGGTATCTCTCAATCTGTTCCAAATGCAGATCAAGTTGAAGGTGGTGTGGCTACTTACGAGAAATCTTTAAACTACATGGGCTTCAACGAAGGTGATGCTATGATTGGTAAACAAGTAGATTATGTTTTCGTAGGAAGCTGTACAAACGGTAGAATTGAAGATTTCAGAGCTTTTGCTTCTATTGTAAAAGGCAGACATAAAGCAGATAACGTTACTGCATGGTTAGTACCTGGATCTCATATTGTTGAAGCTCAAATTAAAGAAGAGGGTATTTTAGATATCCTTACCGAAGCTGGATTCGTATTGCGTCAACCAGGTTGTTCAGCTTGTTTAGCGATGAATGATGATAAAGTTCCTGCTGGAAAATATGCAGTAAGTACTTCTAACAGAAACTTTGAAGGCAGACAAGGACCAGGTTCCAGAACGATGTTAGCTAGTCCGTTAGTAGCTGCTGCTGCTGCTGTTACCGGAAAAGTTACAGACCCTAGAACTTTAATTTAA
- a CDS encoding ATP-binding cassette domain-containing protein: MSQPVVHIQNLNLKYKHKVVLRDLNWTINRGDNWVLNGISGSGKTSLAKIITGTQSAVGNIDINFDTTSKLSARVMYVESWYQFKNLEGVANFYYQQRYTSLQVKETLTVEAELKLFGKENSLDFAQAEIIINALGFAGQKTSQLIELSSGEHKKLQLVKALWLKPQLLIIDQPYTGLDVNSRKSLNDLLDGIAKAGVNLILICNDTELPESINRFALLENGQIVEVSSAGRLQLDTDYSLGEIPEFLRKSPDYSSESIIRMVNINISYGEKQVLKNINWEVNKGERWLLQGHNGSGKSTLLSLVNGDHPQAYANELYLFGNRRGSGESIWDIKQRIGLISPEFHWYFDTSSTVWQSVASGLYDNFGLQLELPYTKAKQVDDLVAYFGLTDIKNETMGTLPLGKQRLVLLARTIIKNPELLILDEPCQGLDQQQTQYFNCLVDELCSNGMTLVYVGHYESALPTTLEKRILLDKGNVKVIEEINITEEAYSSSN, encoded by the coding sequence ATGTCTCAGCCTGTCGTCCATATCCAAAACTTGAATCTGAAATACAAACATAAAGTTGTATTAAGGGATTTGAATTGGACTATAAATCGTGGAGACAACTGGGTATTGAATGGAATTAGCGGAAGTGGAAAAACCTCTTTAGCTAAGATCATTACAGGTACGCAAAGTGCAGTTGGAAATATAGATATTAACTTTGATACCACCAGCAAACTGTCTGCTCGTGTCATGTACGTAGAAAGCTGGTATCAATTTAAAAATCTGGAAGGTGTTGCTAATTTCTACTATCAGCAACGCTATACCAGCCTGCAGGTTAAAGAGACGCTCACTGTCGAAGCAGAACTTAAACTTTTTGGAAAAGAAAACAGTTTAGATTTTGCACAGGCAGAGATTATCATCAATGCTTTAGGGTTTGCAGGGCAAAAAACTTCTCAACTGATAGAATTATCAAGCGGAGAACATAAAAAACTTCAATTGGTTAAAGCACTGTGGTTAAAACCACAATTGCTTATCATCGACCAGCCTTACACCGGACTGGATGTTAATTCCCGGAAAAGCTTAAACGATCTTTTAGACGGTATTGCTAAAGCAGGTGTAAACTTAATTTTAATCTGCAATGATACAGAGTTACCTGAAAGCATCAATCGTTTCGCTTTATTGGAAAACGGACAAATCGTTGAGGTTTCTTCTGCGGGCAGGTTGCAATTAGATACAGATTACTCTTTAGGAGAAATTCCGGAATTCTTAAGGAAATCTCCTGATTATTCATCAGAAAGCATTATCAGGATGGTTAACATCAATATCAGCTATGGTGAAAAACAGGTTTTAAAAAACATAAACTGGGAAGTTAATAAAGGTGAAAGATGGCTTTTGCAAGGTCACAATGGTTCGGGAAAATCTACTTTATTAAGTTTAGTAAACGGAGATCATCCACAAGCTTATGCCAATGAACTTTATCTTTTTGGAAACAGAAGAGGTAGTGGCGAAAGTATTTGGGACATTAAACAACGTATTGGATTAATTTCTCCTGAATTCCATTGGTATTTTGATACGTCTTCTACTGTATGGCAAAGTGTGGCTTCTGGTCTGTATGATAATTTTGGTCTTCAACTGGAACTGCCTTATACCAAAGCTAAACAGGTAGACGATTTGGTTGCCTATTTTGGTCTTACCGACATCAAAAATGAGACCATGGGTACTTTACCTTTAGGTAAACAACGTTTGGTATTATTGGCAAGAACCATTATCAAAAACCCGGAATTACTGATTTTAGACGAACCTTGCCAGGGTCTGGATCAGCAACAAACCCAATACTTTAACTGTCTGGTAGACGAATTATGCAGTAACGGTATGACATTGGTTTATGTCGGCCATTATGAATCGGCCTTACCAACTACACTTGAAAAGAGAATTCTCTTAGATAAAGGAAACGTTAAAGTGATTGAAGAAATAAATATTACGGAAGAAGCATATTCTTCATCAAATTAA
- the ilvC gene encoding ketol-acid reductoisomerase has product MANYFNTLPLREQLNQLGVCEFMENSEFADGINALKGKKIVIVGAGAQGLNQGLNLRDSGLDISYALRKEAIEGKRDSWKNATENNFKVGTYDELIPTADVVVNLTPDKQHTAVVSAVMPLMKQGSTLLYSHGFNIVEEGMQVRKDITVIMVAPKCPGSEVRAEYLRGFGVPTLIAVHPENDPEGKGLAQAKAYCVGTGGHRAGVLRSSFVAEVKSDLMGEQTILCGLLQTGSILSFDKMIEKGIDAGYASKLVQYGVEVITEALKHGGVSGMMDRLSNPAKIKAFNISEELKDIMRPLFQKHQDDIMSGEFSRVMMEDWANGDANLLKWRAETGETAFEKTPAGDAKIGEQEYFDNYLLMVAFVRAGVELAFETMVEAGIKAESAYYESLHETPLIANTIARKKLFEMNRVISDTAEYGCYLFDQACKPLLADFMKTVDTDLVGKNFNEGKDGSVDNAELVAVNEVLRNHPVEIVGRKLRGAMTAMKAIKTA; this is encoded by the coding sequence ATGGCAAATTATTTTAACACCTTACCGTTAAGAGAGCAATTGAACCAATTAGGCGTTTGTGAGTTTATGGAAAACTCTGAATTCGCTGATGGTATAAACGCATTAAAAGGCAAAAAAATTGTTATCGTTGGAGCAGGTGCTCAAGGTTTAAACCAGGGTCTGAATTTAAGAGATAGCGGTTTAGATATTTCTTACGCTTTACGTAAAGAAGCTATCGAAGGTAAAAGAGATTCCTGGAAAAATGCTACAGAAAACAACTTTAAAGTTGGAACTTACGATGAATTAATCCCTACTGCTGATGTTGTAGTTAATTTAACTCCGGATAAGCAACATACTGCTGTTGTTAGCGCTGTTATGCCATTGATGAAACAAGGTTCTACCCTATTATATTCTCATGGTTTCAACATTGTAGAGGAAGGAATGCAGGTTCGTAAAGACATTACTGTAATTATGGTTGCGCCTAAATGTCCTGGTTCTGAAGTTAGAGCTGAGTATTTAAGAGGTTTTGGTGTTCCTACATTAATCGCTGTTCACCCTGAAAACGATCCGGAAGGTAAAGGTTTAGCGCAAGCTAAAGCTTACTGTGTAGGTACTGGTGGTCACAGAGCTGGTGTATTAAGATCTTCTTTCGTTGCAGAGGTAAAATCTGACTTAATGGGCGAGCAAACTATCCTTTGTGGTTTGTTACAAACAGGTTCTATCCTTTCTTTCGATAAAATGATTGAAAAAGGAATCGACGCTGGTTATGCTTCTAAATTGGTACAATACGGTGTTGAAGTTATCACTGAAGCTTTAAAACACGGTGGTGTAAGTGGTATGATGGACAGATTAAGCAATCCTGCTAAAATCAAAGCTTTCAATATTTCTGAAGAATTGAAAGATATCATGCGTCCTTTATTCCAAAAACATCAGGATGATATCATGTCTGGCGAATTTAGCCGTGTAATGATGGAAGACTGGGCTAATGGTGATGCTAACCTATTAAAATGGAGAGCTGAAACTGGTGAAACTGCTTTCGAAAAAACTCCTGCTGGTGACGCTAAAATCGGTGAGCAAGAATATTTTGACAACTACCTTTTAATGGTTGCTTTTGTAAGAGCTGGTGTTGAATTAGCTTTCGAAACAATGGTTGAAGCTGGTATCAAAGCTGAATCTGCTTACTACGAATCTTTACACGAAACTCCATTAATTGCTAACACTATCGCTCGTAAAAAATTATTCGAGATGAACCGTGTTATTTCTGATACTGCTGAATACGGTTGTTATTTATTTGACCAGGCTTGTAAGCCTTTATTAGCGGATTTCATGAAAACTGTTGATACTGATTTAGTAGGTAAAAACTTCAACGAAGGTAAAGACGGTTCTGTTGATAATGCTGAATTAGTTGCTGTAAACGAAGTTTTACGTAACCATCCGGTTGAAATTGTTGGTAGAAAATTGCGTGGAGCAATGACTGCAATGAAAGCAATTAAAACTGCTTAA